The genomic window GCAGTCTTCCATCTTCGCGCTGACGCTGGACGAGCTGCAATACTCGGTGTGCGAGGCGGGGCGCAACTTCGGGTCCATGAACATGGACGAATTCATGAGCAACATATGGAATGCTGAGGAGTTCCAAGCGGCGACTGGCGGTGGCTTGGTGGGCATGGAGATGGCTCCTGTGGTGGGTgctggtggaggcggaggtggcggaGATGCAGGAGGAAGCAACCTAGCCCGACAAGAGTCGTTCTCCTTGCCTCCCACGCTGTGCCAAAAGATGGTGGAGGAGGTGTGGGCTGAGATCAACAGGGAGCCCTGCCCGGTGCATGCCCAGCGTCAGGCCGCACAACCCTCACAGCAGCCTCCTGTCCAGCCATCGGTTGCGGCCAACAACCGGCAGGGGACCCTAGGCGAGATGACGCTGGAGCAGTTCCTTGTTAAGGCCGGCATGGTCCGGGGATCGGGTGCCGGTGGCCAGGCGCCGGTGCCGGTCGACATGGTCCATGGACAGATGAACCCCGCGCAACAAGGGCAACAACCTGACACAATGATGTACCCAATGGCACCAGCCAATGGCATGTTCCCGGTGATGGGAGATGGCATGGGGTTCATCCCCAATGTGTACGCAGGGATTGTTGTGGTGCCGCCACCACCACCTTCTCAAGGTGGGGTGGGTATCGTGAGCCCCGGGTCGTCGGACGGGAGGAGCGCCATGACACAGGCTGACATGATGAACTGCATGGGCGATGGAGCGATGATGGAGAGTGGCGGCACCCGGAAACGCGGTGCCTCAGAGGATCAGTCTTGCGAGAGAAGCATCGAGTGCCGCCACCGCCGGATGATCAAGAATGGTGAGTCAGCCGCACGATCGCGTGCTAGGAAGCAGGTACTTACCTTGCTGCCAAAATTGTTGGTTTTTATGCAATGCCATTTCTGTAACGGTGGTAACAATGTTGGTGACACTTACACTACCTGTCTTTCTAAATCCTACAGGCTTTTACCGTGGAGCTTGAAGCTGAACTGAACCACCTCAAGGAGGAGAACGCTCGTCTAAAAGCTGAGGAGGTACGGAGCTACTGACCAGTGAAAACCATGAGAAAATTCAGTTTTCATATGCTTTTCAGTTCTTACCGTTACTAAACTGTTTCATTGTTTTGTTGCAGAAGATAATTCTGCTGACCAAGAAACAAATGGTATGTACATTTTACTACCATCACCTGGCAATCCTCCTACACTCGCAACCACCTACCAATTGCTTGTAACAATCCACTGTAATTGCCAAGTCAAATAGTCAATGTGTGCATGCGGATGGAAACACCTTGTGGCGGTGATCTTTTTTTACAGTTGGTGGAGAAGATGATAGAACTGTCCAAGGAGAACGTGAACGCCAAGAAGGGTAGCACCCTCTCGCGGCGCTGTGGCAGCTGCATCTGGTGAAAGGTGACCTGCCATCCATCCATAGTCGTGCTCGCAGGAGGATGAGGAGGAATTGTGGTGTTTATAGCAGTAACATTTTCTTTCCGGAGCGGGGTCGTATAGTAATTTACTAGTAGTACCTAAAATCATAAGGACCCGAATGTCAGTGTTTATCTGGTCAAGCAAGTGAACTTCTGTTGTTGTTACTGTTTATAGGTATATGGATTTGTCAGAACTTCGGACAGATGAAACAAAAGAAAATTAGCAATATGTTGATGTTTACTTGCTCTTTAACATGATGTGATGCAACGCATGTGGTCCAtttctggtgtgtgtgtgtgggggggggagtcTTTGCCTTCGCTCACGGGTTAGAGTTCACTCACGTAGACGCACTTTACTGCGTCGGTGAATTTTGACCCATTCAAATAACtttaaaatccaacgaaatttgAGATATTCAAACACGGGATCCCGTGAGCCTTGACAGGTGGTCACCCATCGCCATGCTTGGGTAGTCGATTCCCTttcccctcctccatggctcgcTGCTTGAGGGTCTGGTTAGCTTTCAGTTGCGCTCCCTGGTTGGCCAACCATGACGGATATCATCAACCTTTATGTTATTACGGCTGTGTGTATCGGAGGCGAGGGATGATCCTCTTGCCAATTGCTTGCAAGAACCTAATTGCCAAGTCTTAAAACagttaatgtgtgtgtgtgtgcgctgaTGGTAACACCCGGTGGGTTGTGATTATTTTTacagctgatgaagaagatggaacagtcaaaggagaACGTTAACGCCAAGAAGGGTGACGCCCTATCACGGCACTACGGTAGCTGCATCTGATGAACAGTGACCCGCCATTCAACTTCCATAGCTGTGCTGGTAGGAGGAGGAGGACTGTGTGTTTGATGCAACTGCAGCAGTGACAATTGTGGCGTTGATAGTATTTACCTTTTCTACTCAAAGAGGGATGATATATTAATTTACTAGTGGTAACTAAAATCCATAAGGACCCATATATCAGTGTTTATCTGGTCAAGCAAGTAAActtgtgttgttgttgctgtttATAGGTGATGATGGGTTTGTCAGAAACTTCAGACTAATGGAACAAAAGAAAATTAGCAATATGTTGATGTGTACTCTGAAACTCCCCTTCTACTTCGGAGCTCAATTGAGTTTAGAATGAATattaaattcaaaaaatgaaaaataaaacttcaataatttttgaattttttttggggTGTAAAATTTGACAAATGTTCTCGGTGCTTGCAAATTTCATCCCCAAATATCATTCGTGGAAGTCATGAAAAAAAACAGCACtccaaaatgctttcaaaaatagCATTTATGGAGTGTTGATTTTTTCTTTTTCACCATGACTTCCAAGAATGTTATTTCGGGATAAAATTTGCAAGCTTTGagaacatttttcaaagtttgcaccaaaaaattcaggattttttgatttttttacttttttatatTACTATTCATTAGAGAGCACATGAGCTCGGGGGCATACTTTGTGTCATATGTACTCGCGCTTTAATATGATGCAATGCTATGTGTGTGGTCCATTTTTCGGTGTATGCTGGAGTCTTTGCCTTTGCTATCTTCTGAAGAAGTGGAGATGACACATGAGTTGAGTTTAGTCACGTAGGTGGACTTTGTCGCGTAAGTGAAAATTGAGCCATTCAATAGTTATTAAATCCGATGAATTTTTAGCTATTCAAATTAGTGGTCAGACGAAATTCCATGAGAGTTGATAGTAGTTAGCTTTTCTTTTGGGAGCGGCATGGTATAGTCATTTACTAGTGGTACCTAAAACCCATAAGGACCCAAATGTCAGTGTTTAGCTAGTCAAGCAAGTGAACTTGTGTTGTTGTTACTATTTATATATAGGTGATGATGCATTTTTCAGAAATATTAGACAAATGGAACAAAAGAAAGTTAGCAATATGTTGATGTGTACTCGCGCTTTAATATTGATGTGATGCTATGTGTGTGTCTATTTTGGAGGTGTGTGTGAGACTCTTCACCTTTTCTCTCTTCTCAAGAAGTGGAGACACACGAGTTGAATTTAGTCACGTGGGCGCACTTTTCGTGTCGGTGAAAGCTATTCAAATAGTTTTTAAATCCAGTGGAGTTTGAGCTATTCGAATCATCGGTCACATGGGATTCCATGAGATTTGACAGTGGTCACCCATCGCTGTAAGATTGATaggaagcgttgaaccctttgcTCGGGCCGCATGTGTATTTATAGAATAGTTGTCGTGGCTTACAAGGTTTGGAATATCGCTAGGATTCTTCCAGATTACAACGAGAGATCAatacaacttggagaagaagaacagAAGAAGAGATAGATACAGAAACGATTTAAACATCATCATCTATCCCTACGTACTCTATTCTAACATCCTCCCTCAATCCAAACATATGGAAGTTTCTCTAGGTTTAGATTGTACTTGAACTCATTTAGTCTCCTTGTGGTAAGTGGTTTAGTGAAACCATCAGCCAGTTGATCTCCTGTGAGAATAAATTTGATGTCAAGTAGCTTTAGTGCTACTCTTTCTCTCACAAAATGAAAATCAACCTCTATGTGTTTTGTACGTGCATGGAACACCGGATTTGCAGAAAGATAAGTagcaccaatgttgtcacaccatAACCTTGCAGCTTGTGGAGCCTTGATTCCCAACTTGTATAGAAGAGTCTGAATCCACATGATTTCAGCGGTTGCATTAGCAAGAGCTTTGTATTCTGCTTCAGTGCTTGACCTTGATACAGTAGCCTGTTTCCTAGCACTCCATGACACAAGGTTTGATCCCAGAAACACAGCAAAACCACCTGTGGACCTTCTATCATCAGggcatcctgcccagtcagcatctgaATATGCACTAACTAGCATGGATGGTGACTTAACAATCTTGATTCCAAGACCCATTGTAAACTTTAGATACCTCAGAATTCTCTTTACTGCAGTCCAATGAACTGTACTTGGTGCATGTAAAAACTGACATACTTTGTTGACAAAATATGAAATATCAGGTCTAGTCAATGTTAAGTATTGTAGAGCACCAACAACACTCATATAGTTTGTTGCATCATTCGGTCCAAGTAATTCACCCCCTTCAACTGTAAGTTTCTCAGAAGTGGAGAGTGGTGTACTTACCGGTTTGCAATGTTCCAGTCCTACCCTTCTTAGGATATCTGTGGTGTATTTCTCTTGTGCAAGAAGTATTCCATCCTTGATCTGTCTTACCTCTATACCAAGAAAGTAATGGAGATTACCCAAATCCTTGAGTGCAAACTCCACATTAAGATCACGAAGAAGGGAGGTAGTAGCTTCTGAACTGGagctagcaacaattatatcatcagcATAGacaagaacaaacatagagatgtTGCCTTTATGATAAAAGAATAATGAGGTATCTGCCTTGCTTGGAATAAACCCAAGTTGTTGTAACTGAGTACTCAACCTGGAGTACCAGGCTCTTGGGGCCTGTTTTAAGCCATACAAAGCTTTGTCCAATTTGCAGACAAAATGAGGTGTGCTTTTGTTTTCATATCCTGGTGgttgccgcatgaacacttcttcctcaagaacaccatgaagaaacgcgttctggaCGTCTAGCTGGCACAAACTCCACCCTCTGGAAATAGCAATAGACAAGACAAGTCAAATAGTAGCTGCCTTAACAACAGGGCTAAGGGTATCCTCATAATCAATTCCAAACCGTTGCTTAAATCCCTTTGCAACCAATCTGGCCTTGTATCTATCTATACTTCCATCAGACTTTCTTTTAATCTTAtaaacccatttgcaatcaatcaaATTCTTTCCCTTTCTTGGTGGTACAAGATGCCACGTTTTATTTTTCATGAGTGCTTGATATTCATTGTCCATAGCCCCTTTCCATTCTTTGTGGGCAAGAGCTTCGGCTAAATGAACAGGTTCACCTGAACTAGTGAGAAAAGAAAACTTGCGAGGATCATACCTTATTGTACCGTCCTTGTATACCTTGGGTTTGGATAGTCCTGACTTTGACCTGGTGTGGCGCTGAGGTATCTCGGATGGTACATGTGTAGAGGTTGTTGCAGTTTCCTCATTGCCAGAACCATCCGCAGAAGATCCGGCCAAATCGTCTTGGACTGCTGCGCCACAGGGCTCCAGATCCAAGGGAGGCACCTGATCCAGCAAGATCCGCCTCGCGCCAGACGCCACAGTGGCAGGGCTCCGCATGGTGCTGTTGATGGGCCCCGCTTCGGTCGGGTGGTCGGCCATGGAACGCACCGGTTCCCGTGTGGTGCGTGTGGAAGAGCTGCGCCCCGTGCTGTCTGGGTCCACACCCGGATCCTGTCGGCCATTGGATCGGCGGTGGGCTGGCCCTGCCATGTGGCGCTACAGGAGACGCGGGAGAGGCCGCTGCGCGCCGGACGACTGGGCTGTCAGCCTCGGATCGTGCGCGGCTATCATCCTGGGATCATGCACCTTCCCTAGCGCTGCAGTTCTGCACAGGATCAGCATCGGATCCAACGCTATTTTCGTCCGCTTGTGCACACATAAAATCATAGCCAAAAACTACATTTTTTCATTAGCATCTGAACTTTCTTTTGGAATAGTCACATGATCATGTTCTATTAATTCTCCCCCGTGATCAGTACGCGACAAAGGATCCGAAAGAAGAGAAATTTCTTCTCGAAGAAGGGCTCCGGCATTTGGATGAAGCTTGGCAAAAGGAAAAATGGTTTCATCAAAAATCACATCCCtagagatgtagatgcgtccagtTGAGATTTCTAGACACTTGTAACCCTTATGGAGATTgctatagccaaggaaaaca from Triticum aestivum cultivar Chinese Spring chromosome 3B, IWGSC CS RefSeq v2.1, whole genome shotgun sequence includes these protein-coding regions:
- the LOC123065961 gene encoding bZIP transcription factor ABI5 homolog produces the protein MASEMSNDVKFSEEEVTSHPRVLEGEEQTVVAPARQSSIFALTLDELQYSVCEAGRNFGSMNMDEFMSNIWNAEEFQAATGGGLVGMEMAPVVGAGGGGGGGDAGGSNLARQESFSLPPTLCQKMVEEVWAEINREPCPVHAQRQAAQPSQQPPVQPSVAANNRQGTLGEMTLEQFLVKAGMVRGSGAGGQAPVPVDMVHGQMNPAQQGQQPDTMMYPMAPANGMFPVMGDGMGFIPNVYAGIVVVPPPPPSQGGVGIVSPGSSDGRSAMTQADMMNCMGDGAMMESGGTRKRGASEDQSCERSIECRHRRMIKNGESAARSRARKQAFTVELEAELNHLKEENARLKAEEKIILLTKKQMLVEKMIELSKENVNAKKGSTLSRRCGSCIW